TGGATCTGTTGACCTTTACGTTAAGTAAATACGGTATTGGCAATATAGTAACGGCAACGACAGCGCAGCAGGCGATGGAGATTCTTCTTCAGCGGGATATCTCTTTAATTGTCCTCGACATCATGCTGCCGGACGGCGATGGATTTGATGTGTGCGAGAAGATGAGGAACATAACGGAAGCGCCTATTTTATTTTTAACGGCCAAAAATCAGGACATCCACAAGATCAAAGGGTTTGAACTGGGAGCGGATGATTATATCACCAAACCGTTTAACCCTACGGAAGTTGCGGCCAGAGTTCAAGTCCATTTAAAGAGAATGCAGCGCGTCCAGATCGTATCTAGAGCGGTTTATGATTTCGGATATTTTGCTGTACATAAAAAAAGCGGACAACTGTTTGTTCAAGGTGTGGAAGTTCCCTGTGCGCCAATGGAATTTTTATTGCTTACTTTCTTATGTGAGCATGTCAATCTGATTTTTACAGCCAGCGAACTGTATGAAAAAGTATGGCAACCTTACCAGACAGGGGATGAGAAAACGGTGGTCATTCACATTTCCAGGCTGCGCAAGAAAATTGAACCTGATCCAAAGAATCCGCAATTTCTGATTAATATTAAAGGATTGGGATACAAATTGGTGAGAAGAGAAGGATATACAAGATGACGATTATACAACGCTCCATGCTCCTTGTACTGTTCTTTTTACTGGCGTCCTCCGTTGTCATCTCCATCAGCTTTGTACTGATTGTAGTACTTGTTATCGTTGCCATGGAGGTGGTGCCTGCTCTCAACCAGGTCAATATCAAAGTCTATCAAGCTCTAATCTTCATGTTCATCATCGGTTGCTACAGCTATCTGATGGGAATGATCATCGGCAAGCCGCTGTTAGCCGTGATCGGTTGGCTCAAGGGATTGTCAGAGGGGAAGTATAACCGCCAGATGTACGCCGAAACATATGCGTTTCTCTGGAATAAGAAAAAGAAGATGAAATGGCACTATCTACCTTTCAAGAGTGTCTTTCTTCGCTTGCAGGAGCTGTCAACTTCGTTAGAGCGTAATCGTCAGGAGATTGCGAGAGAAAACGAAGTCAAGGAGCAGTGGTTGTCGGGCGTATCTCACGATCTCAAAACGCCTCTTTCGTATGTAAAAGGATACATGGATTTGATGACGAATTCAGAC
The Xylanibacillus composti DNA segment above includes these coding regions:
- a CDS encoding response regulator transcription factor, whose product is MEHATVLLVDDEQGLLDLLTFTLSKYGIGNIVTATTAQQAMEILLQRDISLIVLDIMLPDGDGFDVCEKMRNITEAPILFLTAKNQDIHKIKGFELGADDYITKPFNPTEVAARVQVHLKRMQRVQIVSRAVYDFGYFAVHKKSGQLFVQGVEVPCAPMEFLLLTFLCEHVNLIFTASELYEKVWQPYQTGDEKTVVIHISRLRKKIEPDPKNPQFLINIKGLGYKLVRREGYTR